In the Arachis ipaensis cultivar K30076 chromosome B10, Araip1.1, whole genome shotgun sequence genome, one interval contains:
- the LOC107622846 gene encoding immediate early response 3-interacting protein 1 → MGLWTLLEGFLLLANALAIINEDRFLAPRGWGFSDFSVRRTKSLKGQIIGLIHASQYLRVPLILLNTIFIIVKFLSG, encoded by the coding sequence ATGGGTTTGTGGACACTACTAGAGGGGTTCTTGCTCCTTGCAAATGCACTGGCAATAATAAATGAGGACCGGTTTCTTGCACCGAGAGGGTGGGGCTTCTCAGATTTCTCAGTTAGGAGGACAAAGTCCTTGAAAGGCCAGATTATAGGTCTCATTCATGCAAGTCAGTACTTGAGAGTTCCTCTCATACTTCTCAACACCATCTTCATTATTGTAAAGTTTCTGtctggatga